The Paramisgurnus dabryanus chromosome 3, PD_genome_1.1, whole genome shotgun sequence genome includes a window with the following:
- the LOC135734194 gene encoding E3 ubiquitin-protein ligase TRIM39-like: protein METQTQKSETQKSEDQTIKVNVTLDPDSAHPDLIVSDDGKQMRYEYKVVEDGEKEQNNTYFCVLGKQGFTSGCFFYELQVKGERWFVGVAKDSVKREGEICLNPKNGFWTIGRRDGMYVVCDDPYIPLNVKPQKVRVSVNYEEGRVSFCDESMCHIHSFTDQSFHEKLYPFFSLAQD, encoded by the exons ATGGAGACCCAGACCCAAAAGAGTGAGACCCAAAAGAGTGAGGACCAGACCATAAAGG TGAATGTGACTCTGGATCCTGATTCAGCTCATCCAGATCTCATTGTGTCTGATGATGGGAAACAAATGAGATATGAATACAAAGTTGTGGAGGATGGAGAAAAAGAGCAAAATAACACATATTTTTGTGTTCTTGGAAAGCAAGGATTCACCTCAGGATGTTTTTTCTATGAGCTGCAGGTGAAGGGGGAAAGGTGGTTTGTGGGTGTGGCCAAAGACTCTGTTAAAAGGGAGGGCGAGATCTGTCTCAATCCTAAGAATGGATTCTGGACCATTGGAAGAAGAGATGGGATGTATGTGGTCTGTGATGATCCATATATTCCTCTGAATGTGAAGCCTCAGAAAGTCAGGGTGTCTGTGAATTATGAGGAGGGTCGTGTGTCTTTTTGTGATGAGTCTATGTGTCATATCCACTCTTTCACTGATCAATCTTTTCATGAAAAGCTATATCCTTTTTTTTCTTTGGCTCAAGATTAG
- the LOC135733762 gene encoding ganglioside GM2 activator-like: MKSAFVFLALFVAKCFILECSSQSRLTKTDFKLLISVIVQVFGISWKNCGKQSNPVQMKTLKFSPDPISIPGKLTAEASVTTSAALTSPLSVDVTLKRRTIGFWITIPCRGQIGSCRYPNVCDLLDQLISPGQDCPEPLHTYGLPCHCPFIAADYAFPPLDFNISKIEFPSFLTNGNYNVQGVLKSADVEMGCFEISFSLQS, translated from the exons ATGAAAAGCGCTTTTGTGTTTTTGGCTCTGTTCGTTGCAAAATGTTTTATACTGGAGTGCAGTTCTCAGAGCAGATTAACTAAG ACTGATTTTAAATTGTTAATTTCTGTCATTGTGCAGGTGTTCGGCATTTCTTGGAAAAACTGTGGTAAGCAAAGTAATCCTGTGCAGATGAAGACACTGAAATTCTCTCCCGATCCCATTTCTATTCCTGGAAAATTGACTGCAGAGGCATCGGTCACCACATCAGCAGCGTTGACCTCTCCTCTTTCT gTGGATGTGACACTGAAAAGACGAACGATTGGTTTTTGGATTACAATACCGTGTAGAGGTCAAATAGGAAGTTGTCGTTATCCTAATGTCTGTGACTTGCTCGATCAACTAATTTCTCCAGGACAAGACTGTCCTGAGCCTTTGCATACATATGGCCTGCCCTGCCACTGTCCATTTATAGCT gctGACTATGCATTTCCACCGTtagatttcaacatttctaaGATTGAATTTCCCAGCTTCCTGACCAATGGCAACTACAATGTGCAGGGTGTTTTAAAAAGTGCTGACGTAGAGATGGGTTGCTTCGAAATCAGCTTTTCTTTACAATCCTAA